Proteins from a genomic interval of Staphylococcus debuckii:
- the xerC gene encoding tyrosine recombinase XerC gives MNKIQESFLYMLKVERFFSKHTLKSYHDDLVQFNTFLEHEHLKLKTFEYKDARNYLSFLYSKGLKRTTVSRKISALRSFYEFWMTQDDTVVNPFVQLVHPKKEQYLPHFFYEEEMSALFETVEADGHKGLRDRVILELLYGTGIRVSELVNIKLEDLDLNSPGVKVLGKGNKERFIPFGNMCRESIERYIELFPPIQNVPHDYLLVNMKGGQITERGVRYVLNDIVKRTAGVTDIHPHKLRHTFATHMLNEGADLRTVQSLLGHVNLSTTGRYTHVSNQQLRKVYLNAHPRAKKEK, from the coding sequence TTGAATAAAATCCAAGAGTCTTTTTTATACATGTTAAAGGTAGAACGCTTTTTTTCTAAGCATACGTTAAAGTCTTACCACGATGATTTAGTTCAATTTAATACATTTTTAGAACACGAGCATTTGAAATTAAAAACTTTTGAATATAAAGATGCTAGAAATTATTTGTCATTTTTATATTCAAAAGGCTTGAAAAGAACTACAGTTTCCCGTAAAATTTCTGCGTTACGTTCTTTCTACGAATTTTGGATGACACAAGACGATACAGTCGTTAATCCTTTTGTACAGCTTGTTCACCCTAAGAAAGAACAATATCTGCCTCATTTTTTCTACGAAGAAGAAATGAGTGCTTTATTTGAAACTGTAGAAGCGGATGGTCACAAAGGTTTGCGTGACCGCGTGATTTTAGAATTGTTGTACGGAACTGGCATACGGGTTTCAGAATTAGTGAACATCAAGTTAGAGGATCTCGATTTAAATTCACCTGGTGTTAAAGTGTTAGGTAAAGGTAATAAGGAACGGTTTATCCCGTTTGGAAATATGTGCAGAGAGAGTATTGAACGTTATATAGAATTATTTCCGCCGATTCAGAATGTGCCTCATGATTATTTGTTAGTCAATATGAAAGGCGGCCAAATTACTGAACGCGGCGTGCGATATGTTTTAAATGATATAGTGAAACGCACAGCAGGAGTGACAGATATACATCCGCATAAACTGCGTCACACATTTGCTACACATATGTTGAATGAAGGCGCTGATTTGCGAACAGTCCAATCTCTTCTCGGTCATGTCAACTTATCAACAACTGGTCGATATACGCATGTTTCAAATCAACAATTGCGTAAAGTTTATTTAAATGCACATCCTCGAGCTAAAAAGGAGAAATAA
- the trmFO gene encoding FADH(2)-oxidizing methylenetetrahydrofolate--tRNA-(uracil(54)-C(5))-methyltransferase TrmFO, giving the protein MADTVVNVVGAGLAGSEAAYQLAQRGIKVNLIEMRPVKQTPAHHTDKFAELVCSNSLRGNSLTNAVGVLKEEMRRLDSLIIKAADTARVPAGGALAVDRHDFAGFITDTLKSHPNVNVINEEIESIPEGYTIIATGPLTTEGLAKEIVEITGEDQLYFYDAAAPIIEKDSIDMNKVYLKSRYDKGEAAYLNCPMTEEEFDRFYDAVLAAEAAPVNEFEKEKYFEGCMPFEVMAERGRKTLLFGPMKPVGLEDPKTGKRPFAVVQLRQDDAAGTLYNIVGFQTHLKWGAQKEVIRLIPGLENVDIVRYGVMHRNTFINSPDVLSETYQLKGHDKVYFAGQMTGVEGYVESAASGLVAGINVAHKLQDKAEVIFPRETMIGSMAYYISHANNNKNFQPMNANFGLVPSLEKRIKDKKERYEQQANRALTYLENFKQTL; this is encoded by the coding sequence ATGGCAGATACAGTAGTCAATGTAGTCGGAGCTGGATTAGCAGGTTCCGAAGCAGCGTATCAGCTTGCGCAAAGAGGCATTAAAGTGAATTTAATTGAAATGCGTCCGGTAAAGCAAACACCTGCGCATCATACAGATAAATTTGCAGAACTGGTATGTTCTAATTCGTTACGCGGTAATTCGCTTACAAATGCTGTAGGCGTATTGAAAGAAGAAATGCGTCGTTTAGATTCATTAATTATCAAAGCGGCAGATACTGCGCGCGTTCCAGCTGGCGGTGCATTAGCTGTAGACCGTCATGATTTTGCCGGATTTATTACAGACACTTTGAAATCTCATCCTAACGTGAACGTTATCAATGAAGAAATTGAATCTATTCCTGAAGGTTATACGATTATTGCGACAGGTCCTTTAACAACTGAAGGTCTTGCTAAAGAAATAGTTGAGATTACAGGCGAAGACCAGTTGTATTTCTATGATGCAGCAGCACCTATTATTGAGAAAGACTCTATTGATATGAATAAAGTCTATTTGAAATCACGTTATGATAAAGGTGAAGCAGCTTATTTGAACTGTCCGATGACAGAGGAAGAATTCGACCGTTTTTACGATGCTGTTTTAGCAGCTGAGGCAGCACCTGTTAATGAATTTGAAAAAGAAAAATACTTTGAAGGATGTATGCCGTTTGAAGTTATGGCTGAACGCGGCCGTAAAACGTTATTATTCGGACCGATGAAACCAGTAGGGTTAGAAGATCCTAAGACAGGAAAACGACCATTTGCAGTAGTACAATTGCGTCAAGACGATGCAGCAGGAACGTTGTATAATATTGTCGGATTCCAGACACATTTAAAATGGGGTGCTCAAAAAGAAGTCATCCGTTTAATTCCTGGCTTAGAAAATGTAGATATTGTGCGTTATGGTGTGATGCATCGTAATACCTTTATCAACTCACCAGACGTTTTATCTGAAACTTACCAACTCAAAGGTCATGATAAAGTATATTTCGCAGGCCAAATGACAGGTGTAGAAGGCTATGTAGAAAGTGCAGCAAGCGGTTTAGTCGCAGGCATTAACGTAGCACATAAACTTCAAGATAAAGCCGAAGTCATCTTCCCGCGTGAAACTATGATAGGCAGTATGGCTTATTATATTTCGCACGCTAACAATAATAAGAACTTCCAACCGATGAATGCTAACTTTGGTTTAGTACCTTCATTAGAAAAAAGAATTAAAGATAAAAAAGAGCGTTATGAACAACAAGCAAATCGAGCATTAACGTATTTAGAGAATTTTAAGCAAACTTTGTGA
- a CDS encoding ribonuclease HII: protein MSYSIKEVKELLNDIQDLQTLEASEWNQDERKGVQQAISRRKKQLEKEADMVAHYEEMTQYEAAILQEQPDAVICGIDEVGRGPLAGPVVACAVILNADHAYYGLDDSKKVSAAKRQNLAEALIEGTAAYAYGKASPEEIDDLNIYQATQVAMMRAIENLAISPTHLLIDAMKLPLDIAQTSIIKGDAKSVSIAAASILAKEHRDAYMHQLAEQHPGYDFEHNVGYGTKAHLEGIQQFGVIPEHRKTFEPIKSIVQEKKDDF, encoded by the coding sequence ATGAGCTATTCTATCAAAGAAGTAAAAGAACTATTAAATGATATTCAAGATTTACAAACATTAGAAGCATCAGAATGGAATCAGGATGAACGTAAAGGCGTGCAGCAAGCCATATCTCGTCGTAAGAAACAGTTGGAGAAAGAAGCTGATATGGTTGCGCATTATGAAGAGATGACGCAATATGAAGCGGCTATATTACAAGAACAGCCGGACGCAGTGATTTGCGGTATTGATGAAGTCGGACGCGGACCATTAGCAGGACCAGTAGTAGCTTGTGCAGTCATTTTGAACGCTGATCATGCCTATTACGGGTTAGATGACTCTAAAAAGGTAAGTGCAGCGAAGCGTCAGAACTTAGCAGAAGCCTTAATTGAAGGAACTGCCGCTTATGCTTACGGCAAAGCAAGTCCAGAAGAAATTGATGATTTAAATATCTATCAAGCAACACAAGTCGCAATGATGCGTGCTATAGAAAATTTAGCCATTTCACCAACCCATTTATTAATAGATGCTATGAAGCTGCCGTTAGATATCGCGCAGACATCGATTATTAAAGGTGATGCTAAAAGTGTATCCATAGCTGCTGCAAGTATCTTAGCTAAAGAGCACAGAGATGCATACATGCACCAGCTTGCTGAACAGCATCCTGGTTATGATTTTGAGCACAATGTAGGATATGGAACAAAGGCACATTTGGAAGGTATCCAACAATTTGGTGTAATACCTGAACATAGAAAAACCTTTGAACCGATCAAATCGATAGTTCAGGAGAAAAAAGATGATTTCTAG
- the hslV gene encoding ATP-dependent protease subunit HslV: MNNSIHATTIFAVRQNGHAAMAGDGQVTLGEQVIMKQTARKVRRLYDGKVLAGFAGSVADAFTLFEKFETKLQEFSGNLERAAVELAQEWRGDKQLRQLEAMLIVMDKNSILVVSGTGEVISPDDDLIAIGSGGNYALSAGRALKRHTEMAAKDIAHASLKVASEICVFTNDNIIVEEL; encoded by the coding sequence ATGAATAACTCAATTCATGCGACAACAATATTTGCTGTTAGACAAAATGGTCATGCCGCAATGGCCGGCGACGGTCAAGTTACGCTTGGCGAACAAGTAATTATGAAGCAGACAGCACGTAAAGTCCGCAGATTATATGACGGCAAAGTACTTGCCGGATTTGCAGGCAGCGTTGCAGATGCTTTTACACTTTTCGAAAAATTCGAAACTAAGTTGCAAGAATTCAGCGGTAATTTAGAACGTGCAGCAGTAGAACTTGCTCAAGAATGGAGAGGCGACAAGCAGTTGCGTCAACTTGAAGCAATGCTGATTGTGATGGACAAGAACTCTATTCTTGTAGTAAGCGGTACTGGTGAAGTAATTTCACCTGATGACGATTTAATCGCTATCGGCTCAGGCGGCAATTACGCTTTGAGTGCCGGACGTGCTTTGAAACGTCATACAGAAATGGCAGCAAAAGATATCGCACATGCAAGCTTAAAAGTCGCTTCAGAAATTTGTGTCTTCACAAATGACAACATTATTGTCGAAGAATTATAA
- the ylqF gene encoding ribosome biogenesis GTPase YlqF, with translation MVIQWYPGHMAKAKREVSEQLKKVDVVFELVDARIPYSSRNPMIDEVIQNKPRVVILNKKDMANLSEIAKWEEYFRNKGYYPVAVDAKHGKGLKQVEQAAIEATKEKFERDKAKGLKPRAIRAMIVGIPNVGKSTLINKLANRAIAKTGNTPGVTKQQQWIKVGKSLQLLDTPGILWPKFEDQTVGKKLSLTGAIKDSIVHLDDVAIYGLEFFKAHDLAALQQHFNVDLDAEAENLEWFDAIGRRRGALQRGNEVDYETVIDLIINDMRNGKLGTHSFDIYKEMADEIK, from the coding sequence ATGGTTATTCAATGGTATCCAGGACACATGGCGAAAGCTAAACGTGAAGTGTCGGAACAACTTAAGAAAGTGGATGTGGTATTTGAATTAGTGGACGCACGTATTCCGTATAGTTCGCGTAACCCGATGATTGATGAAGTTATTCAAAATAAACCAAGAGTGGTTATTTTAAATAAAAAAGATATGGCTAATTTAAGTGAAATTGCAAAATGGGAAGAATATTTCCGAAATAAAGGCTATTATCCAGTAGCCGTAGATGCTAAGCATGGCAAAGGACTTAAACAAGTAGAACAAGCAGCAATTGAAGCGACAAAAGAAAAGTTCGAACGCGATAAAGCTAAAGGTTTAAAACCGCGCGCTATTCGTGCCATGATTGTCGGTATTCCTAATGTTGGCAAGTCAACACTTATTAATAAATTGGCGAACAGAGCGATTGCGAAGACAGGCAATACACCAGGCGTTACGAAACAGCAGCAATGGATTAAAGTCGGTAAATCCTTACAGTTGTTAGATACACCAGGAATTCTTTGGCCTAAATTCGAAGATCAGACTGTGGGTAAAAAATTAAGTCTGACAGGTGCAATTAAAGATAGTATTGTGCATCTAGACGATGTTGCGATTTATGGATTAGAATTCTTCAAAGCGCATGATCTAGCGGCCTTGCAACAACATTTTAATGTTGATTTGGATGCCGAAGCGGAAAACTTAGAATGGTTTGATGCGATTGGGCGCAGAAGAGGGGCGTTGCAACGCGGTAATGAAGTAGATTATGAAACAGTAATTGATTTAATTATAAATGATATGCGTAATGGTAAATTAGGCACACATAGTTTTGATATTTATAAAGAAATGGCAGACGAGATTAAATAA
- the sucC gene encoding ADP-forming succinate--CoA ligase subunit beta, whose amino-acid sequence MNIHEYQGKQIFRSMGVPVPEGRVAFTADEAVEKAKELDTDVYVVKAQIHAGGRGKAGGVKIAKSLSEVETYANELLGKQLVTHQTGPEGKEVKRLYIEEGADIKKEYYVGFVIDRATDRVTLMASEEGGTEIEEVAAKSPEKIFKETIDPVVGLAPFQARRIAFNINIPKESINKAAKFLISLYNVFIEKDCSIVEINPLVLTGAGDVIALDAKINFDDNALFRHKDILELRDLEEEDPKEIEASKYDLSYIALDGDIGCMVNGAGLAMATMDTINHFGGNPANFLDVGGGATKEKVTEAFKIILGDDNVKGIFVNIFGGIMRCDVIAEGIVAAVKEVDLTLPLVVRLEGTNVEIGKQILKDSGLAIEPAATMAEGAQKIVKLVKEV is encoded by the coding sequence ATGAATATCCACGAGTATCAAGGAAAACAAATCTTTCGTTCTATGGGCGTTCCCGTTCCAGAAGGACGTGTAGCATTCACTGCAGACGAAGCAGTGGAAAAAGCTAAAGAATTAGACACTGATGTTTATGTTGTAAAAGCACAAATCCACGCTGGGGGTAGAGGTAAAGCTGGCGGCGTTAAAATCGCAAAGTCATTATCTGAAGTGGAAACTTATGCTAACGAATTACTTGGGAAACAACTTGTAACTCACCAAACTGGCCCAGAAGGTAAAGAAGTTAAACGTTTATATATCGAAGAAGGCGCTGATATTAAGAAAGAATATTATGTCGGCTTCGTAATCGACCGTGCAACTGACCGTGTTACTTTGATGGCGTCTGAAGAAGGCGGAACTGAAATTGAAGAAGTAGCGGCTAAATCTCCGGAAAAAATCTTTAAAGAAACAATCGACCCTGTTGTTGGTTTAGCACCATTCCAAGCGCGTCGTATTGCTTTCAATATTAATATTCCGAAAGAATCAATCAACAAAGCAGCTAAATTCTTAATTTCTTTATACAACGTGTTTATCGAAAAAGATTGCTCAATCGTTGAAATCAACCCACTAGTATTAACTGGTGCAGGCGATGTAATCGCATTAGATGCTAAAATCAACTTTGACGATAACGCTTTATTCAGACACAAAGATATTCTAGAATTACGTGACTTAGAAGAAGAAGATCCAAAAGAAATCGAAGCTTCTAAATATGATTTATCTTATATCGCTTTAGATGGCGACATCGGCTGTATGGTTAATGGTGCCGGGTTAGCTATGGCGACTATGGATACTATCAATCATTTTGGCGGAAATCCTGCAAACTTCTTAGACGTAGGAGGCGGCGCTACGAAAGAAAAAGTTACTGAAGCATTCAAAATCATTTTAGGTGATGACAACGTTAAAGGTATTTTCGTTAATATCTTCGGTGGAATCATGCGTTGTGATGTTATTGCAGAAGGTATCGTAGCAGCAGTTAAAGAAGTCGACTTGACATTACCTTTAGTGGTACGTCTTGAAGGTACTAATGTTGAAATCGGTAAACAAATCTTAAAAGATTCAGGTTTAGCAATTGAGCCAGCAGCAACTATGGCTGAAGGCGCTCAAAAAATTGTCAAACTTGTCAAAGAAGTCTAA
- the sucD gene encoding succinate--CoA ligase subunit alpha, with amino-acid sequence MSVYVDKNTKVIVQGITGSTALFHTKQMLEYGTQIVAGVTPGKGGQVVEGVPVFNTVEEAKEETGANVSVIYVPAPFAADAILECADADLDLAICITEHIPVLDMVKVVRYLEDKNTRLIGPNCPGVISPDDCKIGIMPGYIHKRGHVGVVSRSGTLTYEAVHQLTEEGIGQSSAVGIGGDPVNGTNFIDVLDAFNKDPETKAVVMIGEIGGTAEEEAAEWISKNMTKPVVGFIGGQTAPPGKRMGHAGAIISGGKGTAKEKIKTLNENGVKTADTPSEIGSTLIEAAKEAGIYEDLLTVKKDS; translated from the coding sequence ATGAGCGTATATGTTGATAAGAATACAAAAGTAATCGTACAAGGTATCACAGGGTCTACAGCCCTTTTCCATACAAAACAAATGCTTGAGTATGGTACTCAAATCGTTGCAGGTGTTACGCCTGGCAAAGGTGGACAAGTTGTAGAAGGTGTACCTGTATTTAATACAGTAGAAGAAGCGAAAGAAGAAACTGGTGCAAATGTTTCAGTAATTTATGTTCCAGCTCCATTTGCAGCAGATGCGATTTTAGAATGTGCGGATGCAGATTTAGATTTAGCAATCTGTATTACTGAACACATTCCTGTTTTAGATATGGTTAAAGTTGTTCGTTATTTAGAAGATAAAAACACTCGTTTAATCGGACCTAACTGCCCAGGTGTTATTTCTCCTGATGATTGTAAAATCGGAATTATGCCTGGTTATATCCATAAAAGAGGTCACGTCGGCGTAGTATCACGTTCTGGTACATTAACTTACGAAGCTGTACATCAATTGACTGAAGAGGGTATTGGTCAATCATCAGCTGTTGGTATCGGTGGCGACCCAGTTAACGGTACTAACTTTATCGATGTATTAGATGCATTTAATAAAGATCCTGAAACAAAAGCTGTTGTAATGATTGGTGAAATCGGCGGTACTGCTGAAGAAGAGGCTGCTGAATGGATCAGCAAAAATATGACTAAACCAGTTGTAGGATTCATTGGTGGTCAAACAGCTCCTCCAGGTAAACGTATGGGTCACGCTGGTGCGATTATTTCTGGCGGTAAAGGTACTGCAAAAGAAAAAATCAAAACATTGAACGAAAATGGCGTGAAAACAGCAGATACTCCTTCTGAAATCGGTTCTACTTTAATTGAAGCGGCTAAAGAAGCAGGTATCTACGAAGATTTATTAACAGTCAAAAAAGACTCTTAA
- the topA gene encoding type I DNA topoisomerase produces MADNLVIVESPAKAKTIEKYLGKRYKVIASMGHVRDLPRSQMGVDVEDDFEPKYITIRGKGPVVKELKRHAKKAKKIFLASDPDREGEAIAWHLANILDLDENAKNRVVFNEITKDAIKESFKTPRGIELNLVDAQQARRIVDRLVGYNISPVLWKKVKKGLSAGRVQSLALRLIIDRENEIRNFKPEEYWKIEGNFRYKKSTFSAKFLHYKNKPYKLNNKDDVKFITDQLDGNEFEVTKVTKKEKKRNPANPFTTSTLQQEASRKLNFKARKTMMIAQQLYEGIDLKKQGTVGLITYMRTDSTRISAGAKAETKEFITEKYGKDYISHRKAAAGKQGDQDAHEAIRPTKTLRTPADMKPYLTRDQYRLYKLIWDRFVASQMAPAVLDTVAMDIEQKDVKFRANGQTIKFKGFMTLYVESKEGEEEKNNKLPVIAEGEKVTATDIEPTQHFTQPPPRFTEARLVKTLEELKIGRPSTYAPTLDTIQKRNYVKMESKRFVPTELGEIVHEQVKEYFPEIIDVDFTVNMETLLDKIAEGDIKWREVVGNFYGGFEKDVERAEQEMEKIEIKDEPAGEDCEVCGSPMVIKMGRYGKFMACSNFPDCRNTKAIVKEIGVKCPKCDDGQVVERKSKKGRVFYGCSNYPECDFISWDKPVGRSCPKCDHYLVERKKGRSSQVICSNCDYKEEVQK; encoded by the coding sequence TTGGCTGATAATTTAGTCATAGTTGAGTCGCCTGCAAAAGCTAAAACAATTGAAAAATATTTAGGGAAAAGATATAAAGTAATCGCATCAATGGGGCATGTCAGAGATTTGCCAAGAAGCCAAATGGGCGTTGATGTTGAAGATGATTTTGAACCCAAATATATTACTATTCGCGGCAAAGGACCGGTCGTAAAAGAATTAAAAAGACATGCTAAAAAAGCAAAGAAAATCTTTTTAGCGAGTGACCCCGACCGTGAAGGAGAAGCGATTGCATGGCACTTAGCGAATATCTTAGATTTAGATGAAAATGCAAAGAATCGTGTAGTATTTAATGAAATCACTAAAGATGCAATAAAGGAAAGTTTTAAGACACCAAGAGGAATTGAATTGAACCTCGTTGATGCACAGCAAGCACGCCGTATTGTAGATAGACTTGTGGGTTATAATATTTCTCCAGTGTTATGGAAGAAAGTTAAAAAAGGTCTGTCAGCAGGTCGTGTGCAATCTTTAGCCTTACGTCTTATTATTGACCGTGAAAATGAAATCAGAAACTTTAAACCAGAAGAGTATTGGAAAATCGAAGGTAATTTCCGTTATAAGAAATCTACTTTTAGTGCCAAATTCTTACATTATAAAAACAAACCTTATAAATTAAATAATAAAGATGACGTCAAGTTTATTACTGATCAATTAGACGGTAACGAATTTGAAGTGACTAAAGTAACGAAGAAAGAGAAAAAGCGTAATCCAGCTAATCCTTTTACGACTTCTACACTTCAACAAGAAGCTTCTAGAAAGTTGAACTTCAAAGCTAGAAAAACGATGATGATTGCACAGCAATTATATGAAGGTATTGATTTGAAGAAACAAGGTACAGTTGGTTTGATTACGTATATGCGTACCGATTCAACACGTATTTCAGCAGGCGCCAAAGCCGAAACGAAAGAATTTATTACTGAGAAGTACGGTAAAGATTATATCTCTCATCGTAAAGCAGCGGCAGGTAAACAAGGCGATCAAGATGCCCATGAGGCGATTCGCCCAACGAAGACATTACGTACACCTGCTGACATGAAACCATACTTAACACGTGACCAATATCGCCTCTATAAATTAATTTGGGACCGCTTCGTAGCAAGTCAAATGGCACCTGCAGTTCTAGATACTGTAGCTATGGATATTGAACAAAAAGACGTGAAGTTCCGTGCCAACGGACAAACGATTAAATTTAAAGGATTCATGACTTTATATGTAGAATCCAAAGAAGGAGAAGAAGAGAAGAACAATAAACTTCCAGTGATTGCAGAAGGTGAAAAGGTAACAGCTACAGATATTGAACCGACACAACACTTTACACAACCACCTCCAAGATTTACTGAGGCGCGTTTAGTTAAAACGTTGGAAGAATTGAAAATCGGACGACCTTCTACGTACGCACCGACTTTGGATACTATTCAAAAACGTAATTACGTTAAAATGGAAAGCAAACGCTTTGTTCCAACTGAACTTGGTGAAATCGTGCATGAACAAGTGAAAGAATACTTCCCAGAAATAATCGATGTTGATTTCACTGTAAATATGGAAACATTATTGGATAAAATTGCTGAGGGCGACATTAAATGGAGAGAAGTTGTCGGTAATTTCTACGGCGGTTTCGAAAAAGATGTCGAACGTGCTGAGCAAGAAATGGAAAAAATTGAAATTAAAGATGAACCTGCCGGCGAAGATTGTGAAGTATGCGGTTCTCCAATGGTAATTAAAATGGGTCGTTATGGTAAATTCATGGCATGTTCAAACTTCCCGGATTGCCGCAATACGAAAGCAATCGTCAAAGAAATCGGCGTTAAATGTCCGAAATGTGATGATGGCCAAGTCGTTGAACGTAAATCTAAAAAAGGCAGAGTCTTCTACGGCTGCTCTAATTATCCTGAATGCGACTTTATCTCATGGGATAAACCAGTCGGCAGAAGCTGTCCAAAATGCGACCATTATTTAGTAGAACGTAAAAAAGGCCGCTCAAGCCAAGTAATTTGTTCAAATTGTGATTATAAAGAAGAAGTTCAAAAATAG
- the dprA gene encoding DNA-processing protein DprA — protein sequence MTQHESTLELLKLRYAGYTTQQLIRLFKFCPLFLRLSPSDKMTNLRQFTYTSKIRNPAAYLTRYSALSISTILNNLDQHGVKYISIYDAAYPRLLKEIYDPPFILFYKGNIELLQHTHFLGVVGSRQSTAYTAHALSFLFSHISTSQLTIVSGLATGADSEAHLSALQNQLPTIGVLAFGHAHHYPKSNLHLRNEIEEKGLTLSEYIPEDEPRKFKFPERNRLISGLSQGVLVTESKERSGAQITIDLALQQNRNVYVLPGSIFQELTKGNLKRAQEGATIVLEIDDILADYNCEIHCKWMSTFK from the coding sequence ATGACACAACACGAATCAACTCTAGAACTCCTAAAACTCCGTTATGCTGGCTATACAACACAGCAATTGATACGGCTCTTCAAATTCTGTCCTCTTTTTTTACGCTTAAGTCCCTCAGATAAAATGACAAATCTTCGACAATTTACTTATACAAGCAAGATACGAAATCCTGCTGCTTATCTCACACGTTATTCTGCACTAAGTATTTCTACTATCCTAAACAACCTCGATCAACATGGCGTGAAATATATTTCTATTTACGATGCAGCCTATCCACGTTTGTTAAAAGAAATCTATGATCCTCCGTTTATCCTATTTTATAAAGGCAATATTGAATTGCTCCAGCATACTCATTTCTTAGGAGTAGTCGGCTCCAGACAATCGACAGCTTATACCGCCCATGCACTTTCTTTTTTATTTTCACATATTTCTACATCGCAACTTACTATTGTCTCTGGTTTAGCCACTGGGGCAGACAGTGAAGCCCATCTTTCAGCACTTCAAAACCAACTCCCTACAATTGGTGTCTTGGCATTCGGCCATGCACATCACTATCCCAAATCGAATTTGCATCTTAGAAATGAAATAGAAGAAAAAGGTTTGACTCTCAGTGAGTATATTCCTGAAGATGAACCGCGCAAATTTAAATTTCCTGAAAGAAATCGACTCATCAGCGGACTTTCGCAAGGTGTGTTGGTGACTGAGTCGAAGGAGAGAAGCGGTGCACAAATTACCATTGATTTAGCATTACAGCAAAACCGCAATGTCTATGTTCTGCCTGGCAGTATTTTTCAAGAATTGACCAAAGGGAATTTGAAACGTGCGCAAGAAGGTGCAACTATTGTGTTAGAAATCGATGATATATTAGCAGATTATAATTGTGAAATTCATTGTAAATGGATGAGTACTTTCAAGTAA
- the phnX gene encoding phosphonoacetaldehyde hydrolase: MLNKIEGVIFDWAGTMIDFGCFAPVHVFIDIFKDAGIDVTIQEAREPMGMLKRDHIQAMLEMPRIQSLWEEKYGQKATETDIDRLYEKFESQLMQTLENFTTPIQGAVDTANWLKAKGIKVGSTTGYTKEMMEVVKPNAALQGYQPDNVVTADMVGGFGRPYPYMIFKNMEDLEIQSVKHVLKVGDTVSDIQEGVNAGVITVGVIKGSSIAGYNEEDWRKLSEDKRVEIGTKVKEKFEANGADYIIYSIEELPGLIEEINS; the protein is encoded by the coding sequence ATGTTAAACAAAATAGAAGGTGTTATTTTTGATTGGGCAGGTACGATGATTGATTTTGGTTGTTTTGCGCCCGTTCATGTTTTCATAGATATTTTCAAAGATGCAGGCATAGATGTGACGATTCAAGAAGCAAGAGAACCTATGGGTATGTTGAAACGAGATCACATTCAAGCAATGTTGGAAATGCCGAGAATCCAATCACTTTGGGAAGAAAAATATGGTCAGAAAGCAACTGAAACCGACATCGATCGACTTTATGAAAAATTTGAAAGTCAATTGATGCAGACATTAGAAAATTTCACAACGCCTATTCAAGGTGCTGTTGATACGGCGAATTGGTTGAAAGCTAAAGGAATTAAAGTAGGGTCTACTACTGGTTATACTAAAGAAATGATGGAAGTAGTGAAACCTAACGCAGCATTGCAAGGTTATCAACCAGATAATGTAGTAACGGCTGATATGGTCGGAGGCTTCGGCAGACCTTATCCTTATATGATATTTAAGAATATGGAAGATTTAGAAATTCAAAGTGTCAAGCATGTATTGAAAGTCGGAGATACTGTGTCTGATATCCAAGAAGGTGTCAATGCAGGTGTCATTACGGTAGGCGTAATAAAAGGAAGTTCAATTGCCGGCTATAACGAAGAAGATTGGCGAAAGCTTTCTGAAGATAAAAGAGTAGAAATTGGTACGAAAGTAAAAGAAAAATTTGAAGCTAACGGCGCAGATTATATTATCTACAGTATTGAAGAACTGCCGGGATTAATTGAAGAAATAAATAGTTGA